DNA from Gymnogyps californianus isolate 813 unplaced genomic scaffold, ASM1813914v2 HiC_scaffold_47, whole genome shotgun sequence:
tgaccctggccagcagctaacCCCCaccagctgctcgctcactccgTTCCTCTCCGCAGTGGGATGCGGGCGAgaactggaagggcaaaagcaagagaaacGCGAGGGTCGAGAGAAAGACAGCTTAACAAgtgcagctgtgccagctgcgTCCCCTGCCaacctcctgcccagccccagccagctcGCTGGGGCGGCAGAGTGAGCAACAGAGAGGACCTtggtgctgtgcaagcactgctcagcaatagctaaacATCGGTGTGCTATCAACACTCGAGACAGCACCGTGCAGGCTGCGATGAAAAACAATCCCCTGTATCCCAGCCAGGCCCAGTACAGAAAGCCTGCTGTGCCCGCTCACGCTTCTTATTCCTATGAGAAACCCATGAGAAATGGGGCATTTGACTTCTCGGGGAGAAGTCTGAAGACGCTCCCGATCTCTGGCTGGCATCTAGCTTTACTTGCGTGACCTCGAAAGTACACACAAGTCGGCACAGTTTCTTCTGCACCGTGGGAAAGGCCTCTCTTGCCTCTGTTTCCAAGGACAAACTCCCCAAAGCGGCACCACAGAGGTATTCCGAAACCTCGCTAACTGAGAGGCCCCAGCAGCAAATTCTGCTGACTAACACCCGGCCCAGCTCGCCCTCCCCAGGAGGAAGAACGTAGATTAAGGGACATCTGGAAAGTAAGGCACGAGATCGAAATTCCAGGCGTTCAAATGCACATCCATATTATGATGTGAGCCCAACAGCATAAGAACATAAGGCTGCTAGATTAAACGCAAAAAGCACATCGCTTTTTCCCTCATTGCACGTTTCTGCCGTGCAGACCTCATGAAGGTCTGGCCCTGCGAGCTGGGCATCCCCTGCTCCCGATCAGCCGTATGATGCAACAGCACATATGACAGGCGCCAGGAGCCTCTATGATGTCACAGTGCGTCTCCATGACGAGCCAAGGCCTCTCCCCAAGGCCGCCTGGCAGCTGACaccacagcctctcctgcccGATCGCTGCCTGCCCTCACTCTCGCCGCGCTCTGTGAccgagagctgcagcagccgaCTAGCTCATCCGCACCCAGTCCGACGGCCaaggctgagaaagctgaagCGTTGCTGCTCCTCCCGGGGAGGTTTCACACCGGGCCTCTGCCAGGGAAGGCCCTCAGCAACTCTCCTGCTCTTGCCGTAGGCTTTGTAGCCCCCTCCAACATGGACGGAGCCTGGGTGGGCACCTGGAGACCTCATCGCCCACGCGGCCCCATCATGGCCCAGTTCACCAGCCCGGGACCCAAGTACGCAATCCCCGGGACAACAGGTAAAGCCACCGTCGCCAGGGGGGTGCACCACTTCCACTGCCTCCAGGGGACAAGCAGCCACAGCTCCATTCCCCTTTGCTCCAAGCctccctgctctcagctgcagcaaggacaCAGGCCTGCCAGAGGAAGGCTCCGGCTGCTCCTGGGAGAGCCCCGGCAAAGAGCTGCCTGCCTCCGCTGAGCACAGAGGTGGCCTTAGCGGCGCCTTAACCCTGACTGCGCAGGAGGAAGCTTGTTCTGCATCTTTGCTCCAAACTTGTTGCTCCCACCtcacccttttcttcctctcctcttcctttttttcttctcctcctcttctttttttccttctcctcctccttctcttcttctcctcctttttcatctcctccgcttcttctccttcactttcttcttctcctcctccgtAATAGCAGGGAAGTTTCAATTTCTTTCCCATCGGGgctccagcaaagcaaaacgtCCCAGAGGCCACcttgacatttgctttttaagttagCTTAGCAAGTGTTTGGGGGTTTAATACTTGCTAAGAATAGCATTTTGGTGATATGCTGATTCATTGCACAGTGCCTACATCGTTCTGGCTGGAAGGTAGTGTCCCATTGTATTGGCCTGCTGGTGTCCTTCTTGGAGGAAGAAATCACGCAGGAGGGGAACTTCTTGAGGCAGGCCACTCCAACTACTCCACTCAGAACCTAGCTTGAAATAGGGAGTTGCAGGCAGGTGTCCTTTCACAGGCTTTTCTTCCTAGGTTACCTGGCTCacaaccccaccaaaaccaaagccCCTGCCTACACATGTCAAGGGCCGAAACCTCCCGTCGCAGACAGCTGCTCTCCGGGTCCTCGGTACTACGTCCAGCCCTCCATCACCAGGAACGGGAAGTACGTggctccagcacagcccatGTGCGGCCTTCCCAAGATAAAGAGCGAGATCACCCCGGGACCAAGTGAGTACCATTTCTCCAGCACTTCTTCCAGGCAAGACAAGCACGCCTTCCTTTTGCCCTGTGCTACCGGGGTACAAAACCATCCGCTCCCGCCCTCAAGGAGCTTCAGAGCTTTccagacagaaagcaaacaaggcTGAGCACCTCCTCCTCACCTTTCCTCTTTGGCTTGAGGAAAAGAGCCCAgcttcactgcttttctccGCTTCTCCTCTGCCCTAGGCGACTACTCCACCGACAAGGCCAACAAACACCTCTACAAATGCGCGCCGGCGCAGTCCATGGCCTTCCGGCACAAGGCCGTCAAAACCGGCCAACCTCCAGGTAAGGGAACGCGGGGACAAACACACACTTGCAGCCTGCGCGTCCTCCAGGGAAAACCTGCTGGACAGATGTGTGTGGAGCAGATTTGTCGGTTGTGGAGCTGCCGGGCAATAGAAGACGGAGGCATTGGGAGGAGGGGCAAGACATCCTTCCTGCTCCTCGCAGCAGGCTTGgcaagctgctgctctcccccccAGGCACTGCTCCTCTCCCCGCAGGACTCACACACGCTCTCTTCCCATTCTCCTTCCAGGTCCTGGCACCTACACCCTGCCTAGGCTGGTGGGACCCAACACAGCCTACACCCACGCCAGCCCGTGCTACTCCATGAAAGGGAAGAGTAAGCACAATGGCTTTGCTGAAGACCTCTCCAAGGTGAGCTACGCTTCTCTGCTCTCTCGCGTCGGCAACTGaagctcagctgctctcctcAGGGCAGAAGGGCTCCAAcgcctgctgcagcctctcttgACGCACACTTCCCTGCACCAGAGGTAAAAGCCAAGAAGCCCCGGCTCCCCTGGCTCTCCTGCTCTAGGCAGCGACACTGACACCTGCAGTCCCTCGCTTTCCAACACTAACAGTTTTGGTGGGGCAAAGCTCATGGGCACTAATGGGAATCTCCCTCCTCCTCGGGGAAAtctgcctctctgcagggcAACAGGAGGTGCCCTTGTTCCAATCGCTccctgcctctcacaccacTTCTCTGGCCAGCCAGCTCAACTAGCGCAGCCCGCGTGGGCACCCGGCAAGAATCAACACTTGCCTTTTGTACCCAACaacctgcctgcctctcttccAGACGCCAGGTCCTGCTGCATTCCCCAAGGTGGAACTGGACGTCTACAAAAAGAGGGCTCCCATGTACACGATGGGAACCAAAAGCAGACTTGGAGGAGACAAAACAGTGAAGCCGGGGCCGGCAGACTACTGCCCGGGAAAGGTAAGGCAGCCTGCccgcctctcctcctctgctttgcaaCAACCAGCCCTTAAGCATCTCCCCCTTCCGATGGGGCTTCTGAGAACTCAAGACCACCCTAGCTAAAAGTGCCCAGGCATGCACACAAGCAACGCACAACAAACGGCAAATGCACGTACATCAACTCGTTATGCCAGACGGCCTCACTGAAGACAAGTCGTCTTGAGAAGAGGCCACCACGgtcacccttttttttcttctcccttttccccttccaggtGACGCTGATCAAGCCCCAGGCAC
Protein-coding regions in this window:
- the LOC127028883 gene encoding outer dense fiber protein 3-like — its product is MDGAWVGTWRPHRPRGPIMAQFTSPGPKYAIPGTTGYLAHNPTKTKAPAYTCQGPKPPVADSCSPGPRYYVQPSITRNGKYVAPAQPMCGLPKIKSEITPGPSDYSTDKANKHLYKCAPAQSMAFRHKAVKTGQPPGPGTYTLPRLVGPNTAYTHASPCYSMKGKSKHNGFAEDLSKTPGPAAFPKVELDVYKKRAPMYTMGTKSRLGGDKTVKPGPADYCPGKVTLIKPQAPAPTFGLRHSLYTTPLISLL